A region from the Leucoraja erinacea ecotype New England chromosome 18, Leri_hhj_1, whole genome shotgun sequence genome encodes:
- the iftap gene encoding intraflagellar transport-associated protein isoform X1 — protein sequence MPRLERRSQDNASDMPLLSGSQTMEKEEITCDVLERFCRSHEQTYEEFLESFIHLKKDDMKKQKIASPTTAGIAEDAGKDQDVKQVLMRFHEKGEQPLKDDDEEDNDINIEDMDSDKESEQQRGAGGEILPGKIEEEIPANYSYCEYKHTTLDFKVYAGVEEFNSQAHDQVLTDEVQPFKLDEEFDYNCVYLKPKYTEVELAAISALSQHQTESGECNTTKLKDSDL from the exons atgccgcggttggagcgtcgatcccag GATAATGCATCAGACATGCCATTGTTGTCAGGATCACAAACAATGGAGAAGGAAGAAATAACCTGTGATGTTTTAGAAAGGTTCTGCAGGAGCCATGAAcaaacatatgaggaatttctaGAATCATTTATACATCTTAAAAAAG ATGACATGAAGAAACAAAAGATAGCATCTCCTACCACTGCAGGGAtagcagaagatgctggaaaagaccAAGATGTGAAGCAAGTATTGATGCGCTTTCATGAGAAGGGAGAACAACCACTTAAGGATGATGATGAG GAGGACAATGACATTAACATTGAGGACATGGACAGCGACAAAGAAAGTGAGCAACAACGTGGTGCTG GAGGAGAAATACTCCCAGGTAAAATAGAAGAGGAGATTCCTGCAAATTATTCTTATTGTGAATACAAGCACACAACCCTTGACTTCAAAGTGTATGCAGGTGTTGAAGAGTTTAATAGCCAAGCACATGACCAG GTATTGACAGATGAAGTTCAGCCTTTCAAGTTGGATGAAGAGTTTGACTATAACTGTGTCTACCTCAAGCCCAAATACACTGAGGTTGAACTTGCTGCTATTTCTGCCTTGTCACAACACCAAACAGAAAGTGGAGAATGTAACACAACAAAGTTGAAAGATTCTGACTTGTGA
- the iftap gene encoding intraflagellar transport-associated protein isoform X2, translating into MPLLSGSQTMEKEEITCDVLERFCRSHEQTYEEFLESFIHLKKDDMKKQKIASPTTAGIAEDAGKDQDVKQVLMRFHEKGEQPLKDDDEEDNDINIEDMDSDKESEQQRGAGGEILPGKIEEEIPANYSYCEYKHTTLDFKVYAGVEEFNSQAHDQVLTDEVQPFKLDEEFDYNCVYLKPKYTEVELAAISALSQHQTESGECNTTKLKDSDL; encoded by the exons ATGCCATTGTTGTCAGGATCACAAACAATGGAGAAGGAAGAAATAACCTGTGATGTTTTAGAAAGGTTCTGCAGGAGCCATGAAcaaacatatgaggaatttctaGAATCATTTATACATCTTAAAAAAG ATGACATGAAGAAACAAAAGATAGCATCTCCTACCACTGCAGGGAtagcagaagatgctggaaaagaccAAGATGTGAAGCAAGTATTGATGCGCTTTCATGAGAAGGGAGAACAACCACTTAAGGATGATGATGAG GAGGACAATGACATTAACATTGAGGACATGGACAGCGACAAAGAAAGTGAGCAACAACGTGGTGCTG GAGGAGAAATACTCCCAGGTAAAATAGAAGAGGAGATTCCTGCAAATTATTCTTATTGTGAATACAAGCACACAACCCTTGACTTCAAAGTGTATGCAGGTGTTGAAGAGTTTAATAGCCAAGCACATGACCAG GTATTGACAGATGAAGTTCAGCCTTTCAAGTTGGATGAAGAGTTTGACTATAACTGTGTCTACCTCAAGCCCAAATACACTGAGGTTGAACTTGCTGCTATTTCTGCCTTGTCACAACACCAAACAGAAAGTGGAGAATGTAACACAACAAAGTTGAAAGATTCTGACTTGTGA